A DNA window from Castanea sativa cultivar Marrone di Chiusa Pesio chromosome 7, ASM4071231v1 contains the following coding sequences:
- the LOC142642957 gene encoding tubby-like F-box protein 8 isoform X2, which produces MDADNISRSSSTYIGKLRSNFLGTKFIIYDTQPPCTSAHIPPPGRSSRRFYSKKVSPKVPTGSYNIAQVTYELNVLGTRGPRRMHCMMHSIPASALDAGGSVPGQPELLTRPLEDSFRSISFSKSLDHSVDFSSARFSEIGGPHDDDEDGKLRPLVLKNKPPRWHEQLQCWCLNFRGRVTVASVKNFQLIAATQPAAGAPTPSQPAPQEHDKIILQFGKVGKDMFTMDYRYPLSAFQAFAICLSSFDTKLACE; this is translated from the exons ATGGATGCCGATAACATTTCTAGATCAAGTAGCACTTATATTGGCAAGCTGAG ATCAAACTTTCTTGgcacaaaatttataatatatgataCGCAGCCTCCATGCACTTCTGCCCACATCCCCCCTCCAGGGCGCTCAAGCCGCagattttattccaaaaaagtTTCCCCAAAAGTTCCAACAGGCAGCTACAACATTGCCCAGGTAACATATGAACTAAATGTGTTAGGCACGCGGGGTCCACGAAGGATGCACTGCATGATGCATTCTATCCCAGCCTCAGCACTTGATGCAGGAGGCAGCGTCCCTGGCCAGCCGGAGCTTCTTACTCGCCCTCTTGAGGACTCATTCCGTAGCATCTCCTTCTCAAAGTCCCTTGATCACTCTGTTGATTTTAGCAGCGCACGATTTTCTGAAATTGGTGGACcccatgatgatgatgaggacgGCAAACTTAGACCCTTGGTTCTGAAAAATAAGCCCCCTAGATGGCATGAACAATTACAGTGTTGGTGCTTGAACTTCCGTGGGCGGGTAACAGTAGCATCTGTTAAAAACTTTCAGCTGATTGCTGCTACACAGCCAGCTGCTGGTGCGCCAACACCATCTCAGCCTGCCCCACAAGAGCATGATAAGATAATTCTACAGTTTGGTAAAGTTGGTAAAGATATGTTCACCATGGATTATCGTTATCCTTTATCTGCATTTCAGGCTTTTGCAATTTGCTTGAGCAGCTTTGACACCAAATTGGCTTGtgaataa
- the LOC142642957 gene encoding tubby-like F-box protein 8 isoform X1 has product MSFRSIVRDMRDGFGSLSRRGFEVRLTGHHRGKSHGSLHDLQEQPSIIQNSRWASLPPELLYDVIRRLEESESVWPARKHVVACAAVCRSWRTMCKDIVKSPEFCGKLTFPVSLKQPGPRDGAIQCFIKRDKSNLTYHLFLCLSPALLVENGKFLLSAKRTRRTTCTEYVISMDADNISRSSSTYIGKLRSNFLGTKFIIYDTQPPCTSAHIPPPGRSSRRFYSKKVSPKVPTGSYNIAQVTYELNVLGTRGPRRMHCMMHSIPASALDAGGSVPGQPELLTRPLEDSFRSISFSKSLDHSVDFSSARFSEIGGPHDDDEDGKLRPLVLKNKPPRWHEQLQCWCLNFRGRVTVASVKNFQLIAATQPAAGAPTPSQPAPQEHDKIILQFGKVGKDMFTMDYRYPLSAFQAFAICLSSFDTKLACE; this is encoded by the exons ATGTCGTTCCGTAGCATAGTTCGTGACATGAGGGATGGTTTTGGGAGCTTATCGAGACGGGGTTTTGAAGTCAGGCTAACTGGTCATCACAGAGGCAAATCTCATGGTTCATTACATGATTTGCAAGAGCAGCCTAGCATAATACAGAACAGTCGATGGGCTAGCCTACCTCCTGAGCTACTATATGATGTAATTAGGAGGCTGGAAGAAAGTGAGAGTGTGTGGCCTGCTCGTAAGCATGTTGTTGCATGTGCAGCTGTTTGCCGTTCTTGGAGGACAATGTGCAAAGATATTGTGAAGAGTCCTGAGTTCTGCGGGAAGCTTACCTTCCCTGTGTCCCTGAAGCAG CCAGGCCCACGTGACGGAGCTATCCAGTGCTTCATAAAAAGAGATAAATCTAATTTAACATACCACCTTTTTCTGTGTCTTAGTCCTG CTTTGCTGGTTGAAAATGGAAAATTTCTTCTTTCGGCAAAGAGGACTCGAAGAACCACATGCACAGAATATGTTATCTCTATGGATGCCGATAACATTTCTAGATCAAGTAGCACTTATATTGGCAAGCTGAG ATCAAACTTTCTTGgcacaaaatttataatatatgataCGCAGCCTCCATGCACTTCTGCCCACATCCCCCCTCCAGGGCGCTCAAGCCGCagattttattccaaaaaagtTTCCCCAAAAGTTCCAACAGGCAGCTACAACATTGCCCAGGTAACATATGAACTAAATGTGTTAGGCACGCGGGGTCCACGAAGGATGCACTGCATGATGCATTCTATCCCAGCCTCAGCACTTGATGCAGGAGGCAGCGTCCCTGGCCAGCCGGAGCTTCTTACTCGCCCTCTTGAGGACTCATTCCGTAGCATCTCCTTCTCAAAGTCCCTTGATCACTCTGTTGATTTTAGCAGCGCACGATTTTCTGAAATTGGTGGACcccatgatgatgatgaggacgGCAAACTTAGACCCTTGGTTCTGAAAAATAAGCCCCCTAGATGGCATGAACAATTACAGTGTTGGTGCTTGAACTTCCGTGGGCGGGTAACAGTAGCATCTGTTAAAAACTTTCAGCTGATTGCTGCTACACAGCCAGCTGCTGGTGCGCCAACACCATCTCAGCCTGCCCCACAAGAGCATGATAAGATAATTCTACAGTTTGGTAAAGTTGGTAAAGATATGTTCACCATGGATTATCGTTATCCTTTATCTGCATTTCAGGCTTTTGCAATTTGCTTGAGCAGCTTTGACACCAAATTGGCTTGtgaataa